The proteins below are encoded in one region of Scleropages formosus chromosome 19, fSclFor1.1, whole genome shotgun sequence:
- the mfsd5 gene encoding molybdate-anion transporter has product MLVCAYLAFVLLLALCLGLELTSRRTAPPQAAPVAVANPAFRSFQKLFLQGYLLALWADWLQGPYLYKLYRHYSFLESQIAILYVCGLASCVLFSPVAGWLPQALGQRRTCLLFCLAYSACCITKLSRDYFVLILGRVLGGVSTSLLTTAFEAWYVHRHLDVHDFPKEWIPSTFTKAAGWNHGLAVAAGLLANMLAEWLALGPVAPFLLAVPFLAACGWVVLFSWGKEERQKGPEGEKSIPLLTSTSAVPSQSSARARFWRRCLEGLRCLLSDRRVMLLGGVQALFESVLYIFVFLWTPVLDPHGPPLGIVFSCLMAASMAGSLLYRIASSARYRLQPGHLLCLAVLLAFFSFFMLTFSTAPGQPRPRESFLAFLLLELACGLYFPAVSFLQGRVIPEERRTAVLAWFRLPLHLLACLGLLALHREVSGTGGGEGGSGTRHMFGGCAAMMLAALLAVVSLFTLTRQDSDLRLEGARGEGDV; this is encoded by the coding sequence ATGCTGGTGTGTGCCTACTTAGCGTTTGTACTCCTCTTGGCCCTTTGCCTGGGTCTGGAGCTCACATCAAGGCGCACAGCACCGCCTCAGGCCGCACCAGTGGCCGTCGCCAACCCTGCCTTCCGTAGCTTCCAGAAACTCTTCCTGCAGGGATACCTGCTTGCCCTGTGGGCGGACTGGCTGCAGGGACCCTACCTGTACAAGCTCTACCGCCACTACAGCTTCCTAGAGTCGCAGATTGCTATTCTCTATGTGTGTGGCTTGGCCTCCTGTGTGCTCTTCTCTCCTGTGGCGGGCTGGCTCCCTCAGGCCCTGGGACAGCGCCGTACCTGCCTACTCTTCTGCCTGGCCTATTCAGCTTGCTGCATCACCAAACTGTCAAGGGACTACTTTGTTCTCATCTTGGGCCGTGTCCTGGGGGGTGTGTCCACCTCTCTTCTGACCACCGCTTTTGAGGCCTGGTATGTGCACCGTCACCTGGATGTTCATGATTTCCCCAAGGAGTGGATCCCCAGTACCTTCACCAAGGCTGCTGGGTGGAATCACGGCCTGGCAGTGGCAGCGGGGCTTTTGGCCAACATGCTGGCTGAGTGGTTGGCGCTGGGCCCGGTGGCTCCATTTCTGCTCGCGGTTCCCTTTCTTGCTGCCTGTGGCTGGGTAGTGTTGTTCAGCTGGGGCAAGGAGGAGAGGCAGAAAGGACCGGAGGGCGAGAAGAGTATTCCGCTGCTCACAAGCACAAGTGCAGTGCCTTCTCAGAGCTCAGCACGGGCCAGGTTCTGGCGCAGATGCCTCGAGGGCTTGCGCTGTTTGCTTTCAGACAGGCGTGTGATGCTTCTAGGTGGAGTCCAGGCCCTCTTTGAAAGTGTTCTGTACATCTTTGTCTTCCTCTGGACACCTGTGCTGGATCCCCATGGCCCCCCCCTGGGCATAGTGTTCTCCTGTCTGATGGCTGCTAGCATGGCCGGCTCTTTGCTGTATCGCATTGCCTCCTCCGCCCGCTACCGGCTGCAGCCAGGACACCTACTGTgccttgctgtgctgctggcCTTCTTCTCATTCTTCATGTTGACCTTCTCCACGGCCCCTGGTCAGCCTAGACCGCGAGAGTCCTTCCTAGCCTTTCTTCTGCTGGAACTGGCTTGTGGGCTCTACTTCCCAGCTGTGAGTTTCCTGCAGGGACGTGTGATCCCAGAGGAGCGGCGGACAGCGGTCCTAGCCTGGTTTCGTCTTCCGCTCCATTTGCTGGCCTGCCTGGGTCTGCTGGCACTTCATAGGGAGGTGTCcgggacaggaggaggtgaaggTGGCAGTGGAACCAGACACATGTTTGGGGGCTGTGCAGCAATGATGCTTGCTGCCCTGCTGGCTGTGGTCAGTCTCTTCACCCTCACTCGGCAGGACTCTGACCTTCGTCTGGAGGGAGCTCGGGGAGAAGGAGATGTATAA
- the LOC108939424 gene encoding protein lifeguard 2-like isoform X2 yields the protein MGGMQGGAKTAAPPSYEEATAGSGPCYGGGYLDGGDMPTEFGWDDRNIRRVFIRKVYAILMTQLFITLAIVAVFTFCDPVKVYIQANPVWYWISYAVFFFTYLTLSCCTRPRRQFPWNLILLTIFTLSLSYITGMLSSFYNTKSVMICLGITALVCLSVTIFSFQTKIDVTSCQGVLFILVMVLLYCGLFLIILLPFGYVPWLHAVYAALGAVVFTMFLAFDTQLLMGNRRYAMSPEEYIFAALNIYLDIVYIFSFFLQLFGSEQE from the exons ATGGGTGGCATGCAGGGAGGCGCAAAGACAGCAGCCCCACCATCCTATGAGGAGGCTACTGCAG GTAGTGGCCCATGTTATGGTGGCGGTTACCTCGATGGGGGGGACATGCCAACAGAGTTTGGCTGGGATGACAGAAACATTCGGCGTGTCTTCATTCGCAAG GTCTATGCCATCTTGATGACGCAGCTCTTCATCACACTGGCCATCGTTGCTGTGTTCACCTTTTG TGATCCAGTAAAGGTGTATATTCAAGCGAACCCTGTCTGGTATTGGATTTCTTA CGCAGTGTTTTTCTTCACGTACTTGACGCTGTCTTGCTGTACTAGACCCAG ACGACAGTTTCCATGGAATCTCATCCTCCTGACCATTTTT actctgtctctctcctaTATCACAGGGATGCTCTCCAG CTTTTATAATACTAAGTCTGTGATGATCTGTTTGGGTATCACTGCCTTGGTGTGTCTGTCAGTAACCATCTTCAGTTTCCAGACAAAG ATTGACGTGACATCATGCCAAGgggtgcttttcattttggtcaTGGTTCTGTTGTATTGTGGACTGTTCCTCATTATTCTCCTGCCCTTCGGCTAC GTGCCATGGTTACATGCTGTCTATGCTGCCCTGGGGGCAGTAGTATTTACCATG TTCTTGGCATTTGATACTCAGCTACTAATGGGCAACAGACGCTATGCCATGAGTCCAGAGGAATACATTTTTGCTGCGCTTAACATCTACCTAGACATTGTCTacatcttctccttcttcttgcAACTCTTTGGATCAGAGCAGGAATGA
- the LOC108939424 gene encoding protein lifeguard 2-like isoform X1, whose protein sequence is MTLGKVAVENKTMGGMQGGAKTAAPPSYEEATAGSGPCYGGGYLDGGDMPTEFGWDDRNIRRVFIRKVYAILMTQLFITLAIVAVFTFCDPVKVYIQANPVWYWISYAVFFFTYLTLSCCTRPRRQFPWNLILLTIFTLSLSYITGMLSSFYNTKSVMICLGITALVCLSVTIFSFQTKIDVTSCQGVLFILVMVLLYCGLFLIILLPFGYVPWLHAVYAALGAVVFTMFLAFDTQLLMGNRRYAMSPEEYIFAALNIYLDIVYIFSFFLQLFGSEQE, encoded by the exons ATGACACTGGGAAAG GTTGCTGTGGAAAACAAGACGATGGGTGGCATGCAGGGAGGCGCAAAGACAGCAGCCCCACCATCCTATGAGGAGGCTACTGCAG GTAGTGGCCCATGTTATGGTGGCGGTTACCTCGATGGGGGGGACATGCCAACAGAGTTTGGCTGGGATGACAGAAACATTCGGCGTGTCTTCATTCGCAAG GTCTATGCCATCTTGATGACGCAGCTCTTCATCACACTGGCCATCGTTGCTGTGTTCACCTTTTG TGATCCAGTAAAGGTGTATATTCAAGCGAACCCTGTCTGGTATTGGATTTCTTA CGCAGTGTTTTTCTTCACGTACTTGACGCTGTCTTGCTGTACTAGACCCAG ACGACAGTTTCCATGGAATCTCATCCTCCTGACCATTTTT actctgtctctctcctaTATCACAGGGATGCTCTCCAG CTTTTATAATACTAAGTCTGTGATGATCTGTTTGGGTATCACTGCCTTGGTGTGTCTGTCAGTAACCATCTTCAGTTTCCAGACAAAG ATTGACGTGACATCATGCCAAGgggtgcttttcattttggtcaTGGTTCTGTTGTATTGTGGACTGTTCCTCATTATTCTCCTGCCCTTCGGCTAC GTGCCATGGTTACATGCTGTCTATGCTGCCCTGGGGGCAGTAGTATTTACCATG TTCTTGGCATTTGATACTCAGCTACTAATGGGCAACAGACGCTATGCCATGAGTCCAGAGGAATACATTTTTGCTGCGCTTAACATCTACCTAGACATTGTCTacatcttctccttcttcttgcAACTCTTTGGATCAGAGCAGGAATGA